Proteins encoded by one window of bacterium:
- a CDS encoding 50S ribosomal protein L9 gives MKVILREDVDTVGLAGETVEVKDGYGRNFLIPRNLAIPATQGNVKAIDEVRKQRDIRVKKRRKAAEVIKDRIERVQLRIAVMVGEEDRLFGSVTNNDVAKLLETEGISVDKRAIDLEEPIKALGMYAVPVKLEKDVVAHAKLLVEKKIA, from the coding sequence ATGAAAGTCATTCTTCGTGAGGATGTAGACACGGTCGGTCTGGCCGGAGAAACGGTTGAAGTGAAGGACGGTTACGGCCGGAATTTCCTGATCCCGCGCAATCTCGCCATTCCTGCGACCCAGGGAAATGTCAAGGCGATCGATGAAGTGCGCAAACAGCGCGATATCCGCGTCAAAAAGCGCCGCAAAGCCGCCGAAGTGATCAAAGATCGCATCGAACGCGTCCAGCTTCGCATCGCCGTCATGGTTGGTGAAGAAGACCGCCTGTTCGGATCGGTCACCAATAACGATGTCGCCAAGCTGCTGGAAACCGAAGGTATCTCAGTGGATAAGCGAGCGATCGACCTCGAAGAGCCGATCAAGGCGCTCGGTATGTACGCCGTGCCGGTCAAGCTTGAGAAAGATGTCGTCGCACACGCCAAATTGCTGGTGGAGAAAAAGATCGCCTGA
- a CDS encoding aminoacyl-tRNA hydrolase, with product MISLIIGLGNIGKKYHHTRHNVGFDVVDSLIGKNKATQQPRVKEFDWATFEEGERKIILAKPRTFMNLSGLAAARLLEENELTPSQMLVIVDDFAIPLGTVRIRGKGSAGGHNGLTSIMEELGTQAFPRIRMGIGKVTPQMAPSELGRQTSPSAPVQPKPVDNEADIVDFVLSPFEPEERPVVDKMILHATEAVLFAIAHRLDQTMSKYNVNPALPENL from the coding sequence ATGATCTCGCTCATAATCGGACTCGGCAATATCGGGAAGAAGTACCATCACACCCGCCACAACGTCGGCTTTGACGTCGTCGACTCACTTATTGGAAAGAACAAAGCCACCCAACAACCCCGCGTCAAAGAGTTCGACTGGGCGACCTTCGAGGAAGGGGAGAGGAAGATCATCCTCGCCAAACCCCGCACTTTCATGAACCTCTCCGGCCTGGCCGCCGCCCGACTGCTCGAAGAGAACGAGCTGACACCCAGCCAGATGCTGGTCATTGTTGATGACTTCGCCATCCCGCTCGGGACGGTCCGGATCCGGGGGAAAGGCTCTGCCGGAGGGCACAACGGCCTCACTTCGATTATGGAAGAGCTTGGCACACAAGCGTTTCCGCGGATCCGCATGGGAATCGGCAAGGTCACTCCTCAGATGGCCCCGTCTGAGCTTGGGCGGCAGACGTCCCCGTCTGCCCCGGTTCAGCCAAAACCTGTTGACAATGAAGCGGATATTGTCGACTTTGTCCTTTCTCCGTTTGAACCGGAGGAGCGTCCGGTCGTGGATAAGATGATTCTCCACGCCACGGAAGCCGTGCTCTTTGCCATCGCACATCGTCTCGACCAGACGATGTCAAAATATAATGTGAACCCTGCTTTGCCGGAAAATCTGTAA
- a CDS encoding single-stranded DNA-binding protein, whose amino-acid sequence MAAHLAYINKVIITGLLVRDPEYRHTTTGAPVSNFRIATTKRYRDAEGSVKEEVCYIGVAAWHTLAESCRDRLRKGSPVQVEGELKSRVRDTGEGVRRSFVEIRAYQIRVVHDDGSQEDLLETGTPVLAATGSRSIGTRVASHGYDSDPDESPFRIMESSQDGFEPCHHNENEEL is encoded by the coding sequence ATGGCAGCTCACTTGGCGTATATCAACAAGGTGATCATCACTGGTCTCCTGGTGCGTGATCCGGAATACCGGCACACCACCACGGGTGCGCCTGTCTCCAATTTCCGCATCGCCACGACCAAACGGTACCGCGATGCCGAAGGAAGCGTGAAAGAAGAAGTCTGCTATATCGGCGTCGCCGCCTGGCACACCCTCGCTGAGAGTTGTCGGGATCGGCTGCGCAAGGGAAGTCCGGTGCAGGTCGAAGGAGAACTGAAAAGTCGCGTGCGCGACACCGGTGAAGGTGTCCGACGTTCCTTCGTCGAGATCCGGGCCTACCAGATCAGAGTGGTTCATGACGACGGAAGCCAGGAGGATCTGCTCGAGACCGGCACACCGGTCCTTGCCGCCACCGGCTCACGATCGATCGGGACCCGCGTCGCATCCCACGGATACGACAGCGACCCGGATGAATCACCCTTTCGAATAATGGAGTCGTCTCAGGACGGCTTCGAACCGTGTCATCATAACGAAAACGAAGAACTGTAA
- a CDS encoding penicillin-binding protein activator produces the protein MPLLSVAADLDDNQEFTALSAQAKTALADGNWQEARRLTEELATRFPDSPRRDQFLFDHAKATYHAGDHAAAATEFGQFISQFPKSTFLPAAHYFRACSWLLQEKRDEAAIEFLQAYINGADAALTTLIADALATFDRPHLSILFSQASTASLSDLRRCELIREISTHLIEQQRMDDAVLLLSRCSSTSVSADAAEALPEVVRVAVAVPLTGEYQKYGEEILNGAMIALQAQPSSGRKIRLVPFDTQSDPVMAGRICRELADLKYDAIIGPLTSNEAAVAASAMNDQTIPIIIPAATSAGVTLLGGSAFQLSPNVELQGIRMAEYARRTLNADTALIITPTGFDYLQIGQAFAQRFEQLGGVILGVEYYRSSDRDFGLYIQSAKRLILRGFDESATYLDSRGDTIETEAVPARTDIIFLPGPTDQLRLLLPQIRFYKLEGTLLGSDGWGSEEIYSLGADVVGGALFASPFVLQGSRQPEFARTYQSHYGEVPTRIAALGYDAANLLILTLSQNPATRLDWLTALAQISDIEGASGKISFGQYRENVELPLYRIEGGRAIPVVTNRGVAAESPVDQ, from the coding sequence ATGCCGTTACTGTCGGTTGCGGCCGACCTTGACGACAATCAGGAGTTTACTGCCCTGTCGGCGCAGGCAAAAACTGCCTTGGCCGACGGCAACTGGCAGGAAGCACGCCGACTCACCGAAGAGCTGGCCACTCGCTTTCCTGATTCGCCGCGACGTGATCAGTTTCTCTTTGATCATGCCAAGGCGACCTACCATGCGGGGGACCATGCCGCAGCGGCCACCGAGTTCGGCCAGTTCATCTCGCAATTCCCCAAATCGACATTTCTGCCGGCCGCGCACTATTTCCGCGCCTGCAGTTGGTTGCTGCAGGAAAAGCGTGACGAAGCCGCCATCGAATTCCTGCAAGCGTACATCAATGGCGCCGATGCCGCGCTTACCACACTGATCGCTGATGCCCTGGCGACATTTGACCGCCCCCATCTGTCGATCCTCTTCTCGCAGGCATCCACCGCATCACTCTCCGATCTCCGTCGCTGCGAACTGATTCGCGAAATTTCCACTCACCTGATCGAACAACAGCGTATGGATGACGCCGTGCTGTTGCTCAGCCGATGTTCCTCTACATCGGTTTCAGCCGATGCCGCCGAAGCACTCCCCGAGGTTGTGCGAGTGGCAGTCGCCGTCCCCCTGACCGGTGAATATCAAAAGTATGGTGAAGAGATTCTGAATGGCGCCATGATCGCCCTCCAGGCACAGCCTTCGTCAGGCAGAAAGATACGGCTCGTTCCTTTCGATACTCAGTCTGATCCGGTGATGGCCGGACGGATCTGCCGCGAACTGGCCGACCTGAAATATGATGCGATCATTGGGCCGCTGACCTCCAATGAAGCGGCTGTCGCCGCCTCCGCCATGAATGACCAGACAATCCCGATCATCATCCCCGCGGCGACCAGCGCCGGTGTGACTCTCCTTGGCGGTTCCGCTTTTCAATTATCGCCGAATGTCGAACTGCAGGGGATCCGGATGGCGGAATATGCCCGACGTACCCTGAATGCGGACACCGCGCTGATCATCACTCCGACTGGATTTGATTATCTGCAGATCGGCCAGGCATTCGCCCAGCGCTTCGAACAACTTGGCGGGGTCATTCTCGGTGTAGAATATTATCGCTCCAGCGATCGGGATTTTGGCCTCTATATCCAGTCGGCGAAAAGACTGATCCTGCGCGGATTCGATGAATCCGCCACTTATCTCGATTCCCGCGGCGATACGATTGAGACCGAGGCTGTCCCCGCTCGGACAGATATCATTTTCCTCCCCGGCCCGACCGATCAACTCCGCCTCTTGCTCCCGCAGATCCGCTTCTACAAACTGGAAGGGACTTTGCTGGGCTCCGATGGCTGGGGGAGTGAAGAGATCTATAGTCTCGGCGCCGATGTTGTTGGCGGTGCATTATTCGCCTCGCCGTTTGTCCTGCAGGGTTCTCGTCAGCCGGAATTCGCACGCACCTATCAAAGTCACTATGGCGAAGTTCCGACTCGTATTGCCGCACTCGGCTACGATGCCGCCAACCTGCTGATACTGACTCTGTCCCAGAACCCTGCCACCCGGCTCGACTGGCTGACCGCCCTGGCGCAGATCTCGGATATCGAGGGCGCGTCAGGCAAGATCAGCTTCGGACAGTATCGCGAAAATGTCGAATTGCCGCTCTATCGGATCGAGGGTGGCAGAGCCATCCCGGTGGTGACCAACCGCGGCGTCGCCGCAGAATCTCCTGTCGATCAGTGA
- the yajC gene encoding preprotein translocase subunit YajC has translation MGGDPNSQGSPLLMIVWFGLIFLVMYFLMIRPQRKRQKEHEQLLKDLKKGDKVVTSGGLFGTIFAIDEERGRIVLKIGDETKLEFLRSSIAGKVDK, from the coding sequence ATGGGGGGCGACCCCAATTCGCAGGGCTCGCCACTGTTGATGATCGTCTGGTTTGGGCTGATTTTTCTGGTCATGTATTTCCTCATGATCCGGCCGCAGCGCAAACGCCAGAAAGAACATGAACAACTCCTGAAGGATTTGAAAAAGGGTGACAAAGTCGTCACCAGCGGCGGTCTCTTCGGGACCATCTTCGCTATCGATGAAGAACGCGGACGCATCGTTCTCAAGATCGGGGATGAGACCAAACTGGAGTTTCTCCGGTCATCGATCGCCGGTAAAGTAGACAAGTAG
- a CDS encoding 30S ribosomal protein S18 → MAERGEYGDRQRRRKVCRFCENKIMFIDYKDERMLRRFMTERGKIVPRRISGNCAIHQRKLTVAIKRGRHMAILPFVAESYR, encoded by the coding sequence ATGGCTGAACGAGGCGAATACGGAGATCGGCAGCGTCGACGCAAAGTCTGCCGGTTCTGTGAAAACAAGATCATGTTCATCGATTACAAGGACGAACGGATGCTTCGCCGCTTTATGACGGAGCGTGGCAAGATCGTCCCGCGTCGCATTTCCGGCAATTGCGCGATCCATCAGCGCAAACTGACGGTGGCGATCAAACGCGGACGCCATATGGCGATCCTGCCGTTTGTCGCTGAATCGTACAGGTAG
- a CDS encoding tetratricopeptide repeat protein: MAQLARWIGVVTRATSVPIALMAGLFLLSSTAFALGSGEKSPEEEAADNQKKAVSEYNDGVKHVDKAREIGIKGDSLYAYNYRATSDAKARKEYEKAVENFTKAVELDTAMHEAHNYLGYCYRKLGDLPKSLAAYDRALTLKPDFAQAREYRGETYLAMGDIKQAEAELAYLKKIASPFADTLGRSIEVYQLAILQNAQKK; the protein is encoded by the coding sequence ATGGCACAATTAGCCCGATGGATCGGGGTGGTTACTCGCGCCACCTCGGTCCCTATCGCACTGATGGCAGGACTATTCCTTCTTTCCTCAACCGCCTTTGCACTCGGCTCGGGCGAGAAATCGCCCGAGGAAGAGGCCGCAGACAATCAGAAGAAGGCGGTGAGCGAGTATAACGACGGCGTCAAGCATGTCGACAAAGCGCGCGAAATCGGGATCAAGGGGGATTCGCTGTACGCCTACAATTACCGGGCGACCTCGGATGCCAAGGCGCGCAAAGAGTACGAAAAGGCGGTCGAGAATTTCACCAAAGCGGTTGAGCTTGATACCGCGATGCATGAAGCGCATAACTACCTGGGGTATTGCTATCGCAAATTGGGGGATCTCCCGAAATCACTCGCGGCTTATGACAGGGCGTTGACGCTCAAGCCGGATTTCGCCCAGGCGCGGGAATACCGCGGCGAGACCTATCTGGCGATGGGAGATATTAAGCAGGCCGAGGCGGAACTTGCCTATCTGAAAAAGATCGCGTCGCCATTTGCGGATACGCTGGGGAGATCGATTGAGGTCTATCAGTTGGCGATCCTGCAGAATGCGCAAAAGAAATAG
- a CDS encoding GNAT family N-acetyltransferase has translation MLIRKLTVNDAHAFRELRIEMCTAHPEAFGQTPDEVAAMPEDKFVDWMSPSESYPEKFVLAAFEGERLIGTVAFRREDSIKERHRGWIWSVYVRPEGRGKGISKQLMQAMIEESRTMSGLEMLTLVVALPQTSARTLYTSLGFFTSGLILHGYKLPDGRYIDHEEMMLWL, from the coding sequence ATGTTGATCCGCAAGCTAACTGTTAATGATGCGCACGCCTTCCGTGAACTGCGCATCGAAATGTGCACGGCTCATCCCGAGGCATTCGGCCAGACCCCCGATGAGGTCGCTGCAATGCCGGAAGACAAATTTGTCGACTGGATGTCCCCCTCTGAATCCTATCCTGAGAAATTCGTCCTGGCCGCATTCGAGGGAGAACGCTTGATCGGGACTGTCGCTTTCCGCCGCGAGGACTCAATCAAAGAGCGTCACCGCGGATGGATCTGGTCGGTCTATGTCCGCCCGGAGGGGAGAGGGAAGGGGATAAGCAAGCAGTTGATGCAGGCGATGATCGAAGAATCCCGCACGATGTCCGGACTGGAGATGCTCACTCTGGTCGTCGCATTACCCCAAACTTCCGCCCGCACGCTGTACACGTCACTTGGCTTTTTCACCAGCGGACTGATATTGCACGGCTACAAACTCCCCGATGGCCGCTACATCGACCACGAAGAGATGATGCTCTGGCTGTAA
- a CDS encoding DUF2232 domain-containing protein gives MTTGSVVPARPSTQLWIFPVLFAMLVFPAMRAAGVDSGSVGASLLFGAAAYVVAVYLFYGVARLMYAGQFLWLAVGSIGGAILGAVATSPQHLWFAEVGWLAVLIPGLVAGHLLRQNKTSFQVYLIGLIVLTLFSVLAWYPTWREIYALGPEAGEEMVKLFVGGLGTQGYSPEQVEQIESAYKLLAKLTVRLSPASAVVSAIVQFSLGFLWLSWRLGQTSPALGQVRRFTQWKVPFGLTPVTGVVILARLVGNDAIQLVADNALLVLAIFYAVCGLSFMEFTLHRVKVSIFIRILFYLLLFLAHLAGLMVMVLIGFIDSFLDWRKLGANVTVEQ, from the coding sequence GTGACCACTGGATCAGTGGTACCTGCCCGACCGTCGACTCAGCTCTGGATCTTCCCGGTCCTCTTCGCCATGCTGGTTTTCCCGGCCATGCGAGCGGCGGGAGTTGATTCCGGTTCGGTCGGCGCGTCGCTTCTGTTTGGCGCCGCCGCATACGTTGTCGCAGTTTATCTGTTTTACGGCGTCGCCCGACTCATGTATGCCGGCCAATTTCTCTGGCTGGCAGTTGGATCGATCGGCGGTGCGATCCTCGGTGCCGTGGCCACCTCGCCTCAGCACCTCTGGTTCGCCGAGGTCGGATGGCTCGCGGTCCTGATCCCCGGTCTGGTGGCTGGACATCTGCTCCGGCAGAACAAAACCAGCTTTCAGGTCTACCTGATCGGACTGATCGTCCTGACTCTGTTTTCGGTCCTCGCCTGGTATCCGACCTGGCGTGAGATCTACGCGCTCGGCCCCGAGGCCGGCGAAGAGATGGTGAAATTGTTTGTTGGCGGCCTGGGAACACAGGGGTACAGCCCCGAACAGGTCGAACAGATAGAAAGTGCGTACAAGCTGTTGGCGAAGTTGACGGTCCGGTTGTCGCCGGCCTCAGCGGTCGTCAGCGCGATCGTCCAGTTCAGCCTCGGCTTTCTCTGGTTGAGCTGGCGACTGGGCCAGACTTCTCCTGCGCTCGGTCAGGTGCGACGGTTCACTCAATGGAAAGTGCCGTTCGGCCTGACACCGGTCACCGGAGTCGTGATCTTGGCCCGCCTGGTCGGAAATGATGCGATCCAACTGGTCGCGGATAATGCACTCCTGGTGCTGGCGATCTTCTACGCTGTCTGCGGACTCTCCTTCATGGAGTTCACCCTGCACCGCGTCAAGGTCTCCATTTTCATCCGCATCCTGTTTTATCTGCTTCTTTTCCTGGCGCATCTGGCCGGATTGATGGTGATGGTGCTCATCGGCTTCATCGACAGCTTCCTGGACTGGCGCAAGCTGGGCGCAAATGTAACTGTTGAACAATGA
- a CDS encoding S46 family peptidase yields the protein MRRTILVFFSLISLITATALADEGMWPLYSLDQLPLDTLKAYGLKLQPTDIYNPAGGGLADAVVQLGATGSFVSPDGLMLTNHHVAFGAVQEQSTIENNYLRDGFYAATREQEIPAIGYKAYITLGMEDVTTKVLKGVSDKMPDIDRYKVIDLNIKKIVRDTESGRDVKAKVARMFGGKQYMLYTQFELRDIRIVYVPAEAIGNFGGDIDNWMWPRHTGDFSFLRAYVAPDGKSADFAAGNVPYKPKVYLHIEPNGIREGDFAMTLGFPGSTERYISSYDLANQIEYGYPNTITTFEDEINIMMQAGRRDSAVALRLASDLQGLNNTLKNSYGTMEGFKKGQILERKRAEEQQLMEWLKANPALLKKYGKVLPELDSLYQAKKVRQQHDNVLSYLSWGCDYLRLANSIYRWSLEREKPDLERERGYQQRDMANALERLKNAQTNLIPSVDKEILKYFLTRALQLPPDQKIDAFEKLVAEVDIPQRNEYLNTMVEELYAKSAVGSLDERVKMFNMSRAELEKLNDPFINLAKALKTEQDELRDRGKQFAGAETRLAPKLIHAFAEWKQAKMYPDANGTMRLSYGQVKGYTPRDAITYRYATGLGGVMEKESSMDPFTVPKELSAAYAQKNPGRWLDPVINDVPVDFLTTNDITGGNSGSPVINGEGKLIGVAFDGNWEGVASDYLFAPSVTRTIVVDVRYILYLIDKVYHYDNLMRELGVQTAS from the coding sequence ATGCGACGTACCATTCTTGTCTTTTTCTCACTCATCAGTTTGATCACCGCAACCGCCCTCGCCGATGAAGGGATGTGGCCGCTTTACAGCCTCGACCAGCTCCCGCTCGATACGCTCAAAGCGTACGGTCTTAAACTGCAACCAACCGATATTTACAATCCCGCCGGTGGCGGGTTGGCCGATGCTGTCGTGCAACTCGGAGCGACCGGATCATTTGTTTCGCCCGATGGCCTCATGCTGACCAATCACCATGTCGCATTTGGCGCCGTGCAGGAACAGTCGACGATCGAGAACAACTACCTTCGCGACGGTTTCTACGCCGCTACCCGCGAACAAGAGATCCCCGCAATCGGATACAAGGCCTACATCACTCTTGGTATGGAGGATGTCACGACCAAGGTCCTCAAAGGGGTGAGCGACAAGATGCCGGATATCGATCGCTACAAAGTGATCGACCTCAATATCAAAAAGATCGTGCGTGATACCGAGTCCGGACGCGATGTCAAAGCGAAAGTCGCTCGGATGTTCGGCGGCAAGCAGTACATGCTCTACACGCAATTTGAACTGCGGGATATCCGCATTGTCTATGTCCCTGCCGAAGCCATCGGTAACTTTGGCGGTGATATCGACAACTGGATGTGGCCGCGTCACACCGGCGATTTCTCTTTCCTTCGCGCCTATGTCGCGCCTGATGGCAAGTCGGCGGATTTTGCCGCTGGAAATGTCCCCTACAAGCCGAAAGTCTATCTCCATATTGAGCCAAACGGCATTCGCGAGGGAGACTTCGCCATGACCCTCGGCTTCCCCGGCTCCACCGAACGATATATCAGCTCGTATGATCTCGCCAACCAGATCGAATATGGCTATCCAAACACGATCACGACCTTCGAGGATGAGATCAACATCATGATGCAGGCCGGGCGTCGCGACTCCGCTGTCGCACTTCGCCTTGCCTCCGATCTCCAGGGCCTCAACAACACACTCAAGAACAGTTACGGCACCATGGAGGGATTCAAGAAGGGGCAGATCCTTGAACGCAAGCGGGCAGAGGAACAGCAGTTGATGGAGTGGCTGAAAGCCAATCCGGCTCTGCTCAAGAAATACGGCAAGGTCCTTCCGGAACTGGATTCACTCTACCAGGCGAAAAAAGTCCGCCAGCAACATGACAATGTCCTCTCCTATCTCAGTTGGGGATGCGACTACCTCAGGTTGGCCAACTCGATCTATCGCTGGTCTCTGGAACGCGAAAAACCGGACCTCGAACGCGAACGCGGTTACCAACAGCGGGATATGGCCAATGCGCTTGAACGACTCAAAAATGCCCAGACCAATCTGATCCCATCGGTCGACAAAGAGATCCTGAAATATTTCCTGACCCGCGCCTTGCAGCTTCCACCCGACCAGAAGATCGATGCCTTCGAGAAGCTGGTTGCCGAGGTGGATATCCCGCAGCGGAATGAATACCTCAATACGATGGTCGAAGAGCTGTATGCCAAGTCGGCGGTCGGCTCACTCGATGAACGGGTCAAGATGTTCAACATGTCGCGAGCCGAACTTGAAAAACTGAATGACCCATTCATCAATCTCGCCAAAGCGCTCAAGACCGAGCAGGATGAACTGCGCGACCGCGGCAAACAATTTGCCGGTGCCGAAACACGGCTTGCTCCGAAACTTATCCATGCGTTCGCCGAATGGAAGCAGGCCAAGATGTACCCCGACGCCAACGGCACCATGCGCCTCAGCTATGGCCAGGTCAAGGGATACACGCCGCGCGATGCCATCACCTATCGCTATGCCACCGGGCTTGGCGGCGTGATGGAAAAAGAATCGTCCATGGATCCATTCACTGTCCCGAAAGAACTGAGCGCCGCCTATGCGCAGAAAAATCCCGGACGATGGCTCGATCCGGTGATCAATGATGTCCCCGTCGATTTCCTGACCACCAACGATATCACCGGCGGCAATTCCGGCTCACCGGTCATCAACGGCGAGGGGAAATTGATCGGCGTGGCTTTCGATGGTAACTGGGAAGGAGTCGCCTCGGACTATCTTTTTGCGCCATCGGTAACCCGGACTATCGTGGTCGATGTCCGGTACATTCTGTATTTGATCGATAAGGTCTATCACTACGATAACCTGATGCGCGAATTGGGAGTCCAGACCGCTTCCTGA
- the rpsF gene encoding 30S ribosomal protein S6: MRLYETTFIVNPQTDDASIDRQVQTVTELITNHGGKIVREDRMGTRRMMFPVGGLIQGYYASIIFEGSTSLLPELERLYKIEDAYLRYLTILYEGDPEANKAARDAFASAFEERDDRRGGGDRDDDRGGRFRGGRRDRYDRGDRYERNDRGPRPAPRGDSGPADRPAPATGPSES, encoded by the coding sequence GTGCGACTTTACGAGACCACCTTCATTGTCAATCCCCAAACCGATGATGCGTCGATCGACCGTCAGGTTCAGACAGTCACAGAGCTGATCACGAACCATGGCGGCAAGATCGTCCGCGAAGACCGCATGGGTACTCGCCGGATGATGTTCCCTGTCGGGGGACTTATCCAGGGGTACTATGCCAGCATCATTTTCGAAGGCTCCACCAGCTTGCTTCCCGAACTGGAACGCCTCTACAAGATCGAAGACGCGTATCTTCGCTACCTGACGATCCTGTACGAAGGCGACCCGGAAGCGAACAAGGCGGCTCGCGATGCCTTTGCCTCCGCGTTCGAAGAACGCGATGATCGCCGTGGCGGCGGTGACCGCGATGACGACCGTGGCGGACGATTCCGCGGCGGACGGCGAGACCGGTATGATCGCGGTGACCGTTACGAACGCAATGATCGCGGCCCACGTCCCGCTCCGCGCGGCGACTCCGGTCCGGCCGATCGTCCGGCACCGGCTACCGGTCCCAGCGAATCCTAA
- the def gene encoding peptide deformylase has protein sequence MAVRPIVTYGDPVLRQVSAPVTEIDQAVKDLVSDMIDTVKKAQGLGLAAVQIGVLKRVFIVDLSAVDITANLTVFINPEIIEATGQVELEEGCLSFPGIYQKCTRPARVRVRALGVDGQPFEMTVDGLASRAILHEYDHLEGKLFIDYISPIARTLLKGRLRKLAAAS, from the coding sequence GTGGCTGTACGACCGATCGTCACATATGGCGACCCTGTTTTGAGACAAGTTTCTGCGCCGGTCACTGAGATCGACCAGGCGGTCAAAGATTTGGTGTCCGATATGATAGACACCGTGAAAAAAGCTCAGGGTCTTGGTCTGGCGGCGGTACAAATCGGCGTGTTGAAGCGAGTCTTCATTGTCGACCTCTCTGCGGTCGATATCACTGCCAACCTCACTGTTTTCATCAATCCGGAGATCATCGAAGCCACCGGCCAGGTTGAGCTGGAAGAAGGCTGTTTGTCATTTCCGGGGATCTACCAAAAATGTACCCGTCCCGCCAGAGTGCGAGTCCGCGCTCTTGGAGTCGATGGCCAGCCGTTCGAGATGACGGTGGATGGCCTGGCGTCTCGGGCCATTTTGCATGAGTATGATCACCTTGAGGGTAAGCTGTTCATCGATTATATCTCGCCGATAGCCAGGACGCTTTTGAAAGGGCGGCTGAGAAAGCTCGCCGCTGCTTCCTAA
- a CDS encoding bifunctional nuclease family protein → MKMLEVKLEGLALDMSTGNTPVVILSPPGLDKVLPIWIGHAEAWAIAMELSGVGSKRPLTHDLLKRVIESLHASVARVEITELREQTFFAVIHLNTGGEPAHIDARPSDSIALALKTGASIFVNEELFNIKRPEPGDEAVAGSDEPQAPPMPTDRESLRERLKRIPPEEFGKFSL, encoded by the coding sequence ATGAAAATGCTCGAAGTGAAGCTCGAGGGGCTGGCTCTTGACATGAGCACCGGCAATACTCCGGTAGTCATTCTCTCGCCGCCCGGTCTCGACAAGGTGCTCCCCATTTGGATCGGCCATGCGGAAGCCTGGGCGATCGCTATGGAGCTCTCCGGTGTCGGGTCCAAACGGCCGCTCACGCATGATCTTCTCAAACGCGTGATCGAGTCGCTGCATGCATCGGTCGCTCGTGTTGAGATCACCGAACTGCGCGAGCAGACGTTTTTTGCGGTGATCCATCTCAACACCGGTGGCGAGCCGGCGCATATCGATGCCCGTCCTTCGGACTCGATCGCGCTCGCCCTCAAGACCGGCGCTTCCATCTTCGTCAACGAAGAGCTGTTTAATATCAAACGACCGGAACCGGGCGACGAGGCGGTCGCCGGATCCGATGAACCGCAGGCACCGCCTATGCCGACCGACCGGGAATCATTGCGCGAACGACTCAAACGGATCCCTCCTGAGGAATTCGGTAAGTTTTCGCTGTAG